A genome region from Planctomycetia bacterium includes the following:
- a CDS encoding metal ABC transporter ATP-binding protein, with the protein MKTSLPTEAPPILDVHDVTVAYHQRPVLWDVDLTLTKPQLVGIVGPNGAGKSTLIKAILGLVPLAGGDVKIFGGSAHAQRRRIGYVPQRESVDWDFPVSVLDVVLMGTYGKLGWFRRPRAADVAWSRECLAQVGMADLAHRQIGQLSGGQQQRTFLARALAQQADIYFMDEPMAGVDAATERVVFALLRALREQGKTVLVVHHDLRTVPEYFEYVAMLNMRLTAAGPVGEVFTSENLHKTYGGRLDVLDTAAEALRKKQRSD; encoded by the coding sequence ATGAAAACTTCGCTCCCAACCGAAGCTCCACCGATCCTCGACGTTCACGACGTCACGGTCGCGTACCATCAGCGACCGGTGCTGTGGGACGTCGACCTCACGCTCACGAAGCCGCAACTGGTCGGTATCGTCGGTCCGAACGGAGCCGGAAAAAGTACGCTCATCAAAGCGATCTTGGGCTTGGTGCCTCTCGCCGGCGGCGACGTCAAGATCTTCGGCGGCTCGGCGCACGCTCAACGTCGCCGCATCGGCTACGTGCCGCAACGCGAAAGCGTCGACTGGGATTTTCCCGTGAGCGTGCTTGATGTCGTGCTGATGGGAACCTACGGCAAGCTCGGCTGGTTTCGTCGGCCGCGGGCCGCCGATGTCGCTTGGTCGCGCGAATGCCTGGCGCAGGTCGGCATGGCCGATTTGGCGCATCGTCAGATCGGTCAACTCTCCGGCGGTCAACAGCAGCGCACGTTCCTCGCTCGCGCGCTCGCGCAACAGGCCGACATTTACTTCATGGATGAGCCGATGGCGGGCGTCGATGCCGCGACGGAAAGAGTCGTGTTCGCGTTGCTGCGCGCCTTGCGGGAACAAGGCAAAACGGTTCTCGTCGTGCATCACGATCTGCGCACCGTGCCCGAGTATTTTGAATATGTCGCGATGTTGAACATGCGGCTCACGGCTGCCGGCCCGGTGGGCGAAGTCTTCACGAGCGAGAACCTGCACAAGACCTACGGTGGACGGCTCGACGTGCTCGACACGGCTGCCGAAGCGCTGCGCAAGAAACAACGAAGCGATTGA
- a CDS encoding metal ABC transporter permease, translated as MNLLQFSGQGAYLDWWTIGIAAIVNTGCAVLGCFLVLRKLSLLGDAISHAVLPGIVLAFLLAGRSPMPMLLGAMATGVLTTFLIQTLQRYGGVAEDAGMGIVFTAMFSVGVLLLSNFASQVDLDPSCVLYGQIEYIPLNVETIFGIEVPKALPIMLSALVAVIAFVTLFWKELKLTSFDPALATAIGINATLIYYLLMGMTAVVSVAAFEAVGALFSVAMLIIPPATAHLLTDKLGRMVWWSAALAISASFFGYLVSKLLNVNAAGMMACVAGGQFAAAVVFAPHYGIVGKLRHQLSLTARIAGEDLAALLYRQEEPSRSRDGGTMTVRELVRAFGGGFVARYALHRLMRRGEIDKTPEGSVVLTDKGRRQAESLVRSHRLWEAYLDKNFQLPLDHLHAPAERIEHFIGPELQQQLAESLPKSDLDPHGREIPPSTGTQP; from the coding sequence TTGAACCTCCTGCAATTCAGCGGCCAAGGTGCTTATCTCGATTGGTGGACGATCGGTATCGCCGCGATCGTCAATACCGGCTGCGCCGTGCTCGGCTGCTTTCTCGTGCTGCGCAAATTGAGTTTGCTCGGCGATGCGATCAGCCATGCCGTGCTGCCGGGAATCGTGCTCGCGTTTCTCCTCGCCGGACGCTCGCCGATGCCGATGCTGCTCGGTGCGATGGCGACCGGTGTCCTCACAACCTTCCTCATTCAAACGCTGCAGCGCTACGGCGGCGTCGCAGAAGACGCCGGGATGGGAATCGTCTTCACGGCGATGTTCAGCGTCGGCGTCTTACTGCTTTCCAACTTCGCTTCGCAAGTCGATCTCGATCCTTCCTGCGTGCTGTACGGCCAAATCGAATACATCCCGCTGAACGTCGAGACGATCTTTGGGATCGAAGTTCCGAAGGCGCTGCCGATCATGCTGTCGGCATTGGTCGCCGTGATCGCGTTCGTCACGCTGTTTTGGAAAGAGCTAAAGCTTACTTCGTTCGATCCGGCGCTCGCGACCGCGATCGGCATCAATGCGACGTTGATTTATTATCTGCTGATGGGAATGACCGCGGTCGTCTCGGTCGCGGCGTTCGAAGCGGTCGGCGCGCTGTTCTCGGTCGCGATGCTCATCATTCCTCCGGCGACAGCGCACCTGCTGACCGACAAGCTCGGGCGGATGGTCTGGTGGTCGGCGGCGCTCGCGATCTCGGCCTCGTTTTTCGGCTATCTCGTTTCGAAACTGCTGAACGTCAACGCCGCCGGCATGATGGCCTGCGTGGCGGGCGGGCAATTCGCCGCGGCGGTCGTCTTCGCGCCGCACTACGGCATCGTCGGCAAGTTGCGGCACCAACTATCGCTCACGGCGCGCATCGCCGGAGAAGACTTGGCCGCGCTCTTGTATCGCCAAGAAGAACCGAGCCGCTCGCGCGACGGCGGCACGATGACGGTGCGCGAACTCGTGCGCGCGTTCGGCGGCGGCTTCGTCGCTCGCTACGCGCTGCATCGCCTGATGCGGCGCGGAGAGATCGACAAGACTCCGGAAGGAAGCGTCGTCCTCACCGACAAAGGGCGCCGACAAGCGGAGTCGCTCGTCCGCTCGCATCGCTTGTGGGAAGCGTATCTCGACAAGAACTTCCAACTTCCGCTCGACCATCTTCACGCGCCGGCCGAACGGATCGAGCACTTCATCGGCCCTGAGCTGCAACAACAACTCGCGGAGAGCCTGCCGAAGTCGGACCTCGACCCACACGGCCGCGAGATTCCTCCTTCGACGGGAACGCAGCCGTAA
- a CDS encoding metal ABC transporter permease encodes MNSFISYNTLIVLLGTTLLGANAGLVGSFTVLRGRALIGDVLAHAALPGLCLAFLWLGQRSLPAMLTGALASGLACILLMTFLRRWTRVKDDAVMGVVRSVFLGAGIVLISYIQNQTVAGSKAGFDSYILGKTAGLLADDVRLFVGVSTLSLSLILLLYKEFQLASFDPGFARVQGWPALLLDNAQMALAAITVVIALPAVGAILVTAMLILPGATMRFWTDRLSTLLIGAAVIGGAVGGLGTLMSAQFSLLPAGPIIILVGTAVFLTSMLGAPRRGLLARAAANRRFRNELLLQTLLRRIYESAEGRRSTAVHRSRAELMRSLGWSTGTMQRIVHAAVLQQLVSERATPSTHDYELSLTSQGAEYVAKVVRGYRLWQRFLTEYPDQSCSLVDLDVQHVDEYLPPDIIRALERKLVAEGRLPLVAEGRAS; translated from the coding sequence TTGAATTCGTTCATCAGCTACAACACGTTGATCGTCTTACTCGGCACGACCTTGCTCGGCGCCAATGCCGGGCTCGTCGGCAGCTTCACCGTGTTGCGTGGCCGGGCGCTGATCGGCGACGTGCTCGCGCATGCCGCTCTGCCGGGTCTGTGCCTCGCCTTTCTTTGGCTCGGCCAACGCAGCTTGCCCGCGATGCTGACCGGTGCGCTCGCGAGCGGGCTCGCGTGCATCTTGCTGATGACGTTTCTTCGCCGTTGGACCCGCGTGAAAGACGATGCCGTCATGGGGGTCGTGCGGAGCGTGTTTCTCGGCGCGGGAATCGTGCTCATCAGCTACATTCAAAACCAAACGGTCGCGGGGAGCAAAGCCGGTTTCGACTCGTATATTCTCGGCAAAACGGCGGGACTTCTCGCCGACGACGTCCGCTTGTTCGTCGGCGTTTCGACTCTCTCGCTCTCCTTGATCTTGCTGCTCTACAAAGAGTTTCAGCTGGCGTCGTTCGATCCGGGCTTTGCGCGCGTCCAGGGTTGGCCGGCTCTGTTGCTCGACAATGCGCAGATGGCGCTCGCCGCGATTACGGTCGTCATCGCGTTGCCGGCGGTCGGCGCGATCCTCGTCACGGCGATGCTGATCTTGCCGGGCGCGACGATGCGTTTCTGGACCGATCGGCTGAGCACGCTGCTGATCGGCGCGGCCGTGATCGGCGGCGCGGTCGGCGGCTTGGGAACTTTGATGAGCGCGCAATTCAGCTTGCTTCCGGCGGGCCCGATCATCATTCTCGTCGGCACCGCCGTCTTTCTAACCTCGATGCTCGGCGCGCCGCGGCGCGGGCTCCTAGCGCGGGCCGCGGCGAATCGCCGGTTCCGTAATGAACTGTTGCTGCAAACTTTGCTGCGACGGATCTACGAGTCGGCGGAAGGCCGACGCTCGACCGCCGTGCATCGCTCGCGCGCAGAGTTGATGCGCTCGTTGGGTTGGTCGACCGGCACGATGCAGCGCATCGTGCATGCGGCCGTACTGCAACAACTGGTTTCGGAGCGCGCAACTCCGAGCACGCACGACTACGAACTGAGCCTGACTTCGCAAGGGGCCGAATACGTCGCGAAGGTCGTGCGCGGCTATCGCCTCTGGCAACGTTTCCTCACCGAGTATCCCGACCAAAGCTGCTCGCTCGTCGATCTCGACGTGCAACACGTCGACGAATATCTCCCGCCGGACATTATTCGTGCGCTGGAGCGTAAGCTCGTCGCAGAAGGCCGCCTGCCGCTCGTAGCGGAAGGGAGAGCGTCTTGA
- a CDS encoding bifunctional NADP-dependent methylenetetrahydromethanopterin dehydrogenase/methylenetetrahydrofolate dehydrogenase yields the protein MSKPKILVQLDTDSQASVFDSVVAVDAGIDHLFRHCGIAADNVRDRVHGAIFTRGVDDLKSTALFIGGSDVSLGEAVLKAVKKSFFGPMRVSVMLDSSGANTTAAAAVLAARKHLDLAQTTSLVLGGTGPVGRRVARLLAREGAVVRVASRDLARAEAVCRDVAAIVPGAKLTPHAVGNGAQAATALEGCSLVVAAGAAGVELLAGEARTNTPGLRVAIDLNAVPPAGIGGIEPFDKAKERDGVVCYGPLGVGGTKMKIHKAAIAKLFERNDLVYDADELYDLGKSLA from the coding sequence ATGTCCAAACCGAAAATCCTCGTCCAACTCGATACCGATTCGCAGGCCAGCGTCTTCGATTCGGTCGTCGCCGTCGATGCCGGGATCGATCACTTGTTTCGCCATTGCGGCATCGCGGCGGACAACGTGCGCGATCGGGTTCACGGCGCGATCTTTACGCGCGGAGTCGACGACCTGAAGTCGACCGCGCTCTTCATCGGCGGCTCCGATGTTTCGCTCGGCGAAGCAGTGCTGAAGGCGGTGAAGAAGTCGTTCTTCGGGCCGATGCGAGTCTCGGTGATGCTCGATTCCTCGGGTGCCAACACCACCGCCGCCGCGGCCGTCCTCGCGGCTCGCAAACATCTCGACCTTGCGCAGACGACCTCCTTAGTGCTCGGCGGCACCGGACCGGTTGGGCGGCGCGTCGCGCGGTTGCTCGCGCGCGAAGGAGCCGTGGTGCGCGTCGCCTCGCGCGACCTCGCTCGGGCCGAGGCGGTTTGCCGCGACGTCGCGGCGATCGTCCCGGGCGCGAAGCTCACGCCGCATGCCGTCGGCAATGGTGCTCAAGCCGCCACGGCTCTGGAAGGCTGCAGCCTCGTGGTTGCGGCCGGAGCGGCAGGGGTCGAACTGCTTGCCGGCGAGGCTCGCACGAACACGCCGGGCCTCCGGGTCGCGATCGATCTGAACGCGGTTCCGCCGGCAGGAATCGGCGGCATCGAACCGTTCGACAAGGCCAAGGAGCGCGATGGCGTCGTGTGCTACGGGCCGCTCGGAGTCGGCGGCACGAAGATGAAGATCCACAAAGCGGCGATCGCGAAACTCTTCGAGCGCAACGACCTCGTCTACGACGCCGACGAACTCTACGATCTCGGCAAGTCGCTCGCTTAA